A genomic region of Dehalococcoidales bacterium contains the following coding sequences:
- a CDS encoding zinc-ribbon domain containing protein, whose product MSFEDKVLQCADCGQDFTFTAGEQDFFASKGYTNEPKRCPSCRQSRRSDRYGSSGGGGYGARRQMFPAVCAECGKETEVPFEPREGRPVYCSECYAKSRLSR is encoded by the coding sequence GCTGATTGTGGGCAAGATTTTACCTTTACGGCAGGTGAGCAGGACTTCTTCGCTTCCAAAGGCTATACCAACGAGCCTAAACGCTGTCCATCATGTCGCCAGTCCAGAAGGTCAGACCGTTATGGGAGCAGCGGTGGTGGTGGCTACGGAGCACGGCGGCAGATGTTCCCGGCAGTGTGCGCCGAGTGCGGTAAAGAGACTGAAGTACCGTTCGAGCCTCGTGAAGGTAGACCTGTGTACTGTAGCGAATGTTACGCTAAGTCCAGACTGAGCAGATAA